One stretch of Desulfovibrio sp. JC022 DNA includes these proteins:
- a CDS encoding Orn/Lys/Arg decarboxylase N-terminal domain-containing protein, protein MKITKHMWPVLIVSAQFEANNDEGLRLRSLEDELATEQECSVYPSFSYEDAIEIFISRADLGAVVIDWDIRFEREDEEDSPEHLLNEIRKRNKNIPVFLLTERATMESISTDVLSKINECLWKSAETAEFLAGRIETRLLEYVASVYPSFFGEMVKYSEAYKYAWHTPGHMGGEGFLKSPAGVAMHKFYGENVFRSDLSISVPELGSLLDHSGVVGDAENNSARVFGADHTFYVLNGTSNVNQIIWRSQLVRDDIAFVDRNCHKSLNYAMVITDAYPIYMVPRRNKRGIIGPCRLSEFSEESIQSKVRENKLIPDDLKKQSVRMSALTNSTYDGVCYNVINIKKQLQKSVDNLHFDEAWYAYARFHPMYKDHFGMADDDRNEHHPPIFCSHSTHKLLTAFSQASMLHVRDGSDVQIDRDELNESYMMHGSTSPQYSMIASLDVATKMMEDSGEVLMHDTMVEAVNLRKKVSMIASEMKEQDSWFFEMWQPEKVLVGKDYKKFEDVSTEYLCTHQEPWVFSAKDNWHGFEDMEDEYAMLDPIKLTFTTPGLLKDGTMEEEGIPASIVTDYLINHGIVCEKTDYYSFLMLNSMGTNKAKQGSLLAGLLKFKEVYDANMVLDVVLPGLVKDYPETYAGVGVKDHCNAIHNYYKEHKLLDKMQAAFQVIPDQAIKPSEAYHAVVRKNVEYVELSEMKDRIPAVMVVPYPPGIPVIMGGEILNDKAQPVFDYLMARQDFENVFPGYESDIHGVERIERDGKKYFKTMCLKK, encoded by the coding sequence ATGAAAATTACAAAGCATATGTGGCCTGTTCTGATTGTTTCGGCACAGTTTGAAGCTAATAATGACGAAGGACTTAGATTACGCAGTCTTGAAGATGAGTTGGCCACAGAACAGGAATGCTCTGTATATCCTTCATTCAGTTATGAAGATGCCATTGAAATTTTCATATCCCGCGCTGATCTAGGAGCGGTGGTTATTGATTGGGATATCCGTTTTGAAAGAGAAGATGAAGAGGACAGCCCGGAACATCTTTTGAACGAGATACGCAAACGCAACAAAAATATACCTGTCTTTCTGCTTACCGAGCGGGCTACCATGGAGAGCATTTCCACCGATGTGTTGAGCAAAATCAACGAATGCTTATGGAAGAGTGCTGAAACAGCTGAATTTCTGGCCGGACGCATTGAAACCAGACTGCTGGAGTATGTCGCATCGGTCTATCCTTCCTTTTTCGGGGAAATGGTCAAGTATTCCGAGGCTTACAAGTATGCATGGCACACACCGGGACATATGGGCGGGGAAGGGTTCCTTAAAAGTCCTGCCGGGGTGGCGATGCATAAATTTTACGGTGAAAATGTTTTCCGTTCCGACCTGTCTATCTCTGTTCCCGAACTGGGGTCTCTGCTCGATCATAGCGGGGTTGTAGGGGATGCCGAGAACAATTCCGCTCGTGTATTCGGGGCCGATCATACTTTCTACGTGCTTAACGGTACTTCCAATGTAAACCAGATTATCTGGCGCAGTCAGCTGGTGCGTGACGATATCGCCTTTGTGGACCGCAATTGCCATAAGTCGCTTAACTACGCCATGGTCATCACCGATGCCTATCCCATTTATATGGTACCGCGGCGCAACAAGCGGGGCATAATCGGGCCGTGTCGTCTCTCTGAATTTTCCGAAGAATCCATCCAGTCCAAGGTGCGGGAAAATAAGCTGATTCCTGATGATCTTAAAAAGCAAAGCGTGCGCATGTCCGCGCTGACCAACTCCACTTATGACGGGGTTTGCTACAACGTTATCAATATCAAGAAACAGCTTCAGAAAAGCGTTGATAACCTGCATTTTGACGAAGCATGGTACGCCTACGCCCGTTTCCATCCTATGTATAAAGATCATTTCGGTATGGCAGATGATGACCGTAACGAGCATCATCCGCCCATTTTTTGCTCCCACTCAACCCATAAACTGCTGACCGCTTTTTCACAGGCTTCCATGCTGCATGTGCGTGACGGTAGTGATGTGCAGATTGATCGTGACGAGCTTAACGAATCTTACATGATGCACGGGTCTACTTCGCCTCAATACAGCATGATTGCTTCTCTGGATGTTGCCACCAAGATGATGGAGGACAGCGGTGAAGTGCTCATGCACGATACCATGGTTGAGGCTGTAAACCTGCGCAAGAAAGTTTCCATGATCGCCAGTGAAATGAAGGAACAGGACAGCTGGTTTTTTGAAATGTGGCAGCCGGAAAAAGTTTTAGTGGGCAAGGATTACAAGAAGTTTGAAGACGTATCCACCGAATATCTCTGCACGCATCAGGAGCCGTGGGTCTTCTCCGCAAAGGATAACTGGCATGGCTTCGAGGACATGGAAGATGAATACGCCATGCTCGATCCCATCAAGCTGACCTTCACAACTCCCGGCCTGCTTAAAGACGGAACCATGGAAGAGGAAGGTATCCCGGCATCCATTGTTACCGACTATCTGATCAACCACGGCATTGTCTGCGAAAAGACCGACTACTATTCTTTTCTCATGCTCAATTCCATGGGCACCAATAAAGCTAAGCAAGGCTCGTTGCTGGCTGGGCTGCTCAAGTTCAAAGAAGTATATGATGCCAATATGGTGCTTGATGTTGTGCTGCCCGGTCTGGTTAAAGATTATCCCGAAACATATGCCGGGGTTGGCGTGAAAGATCACTGCAACGCCATCCACAATTATTATAAGGAGCACAAGCTGCTCGACAAAATGCAGGCAGCTTTTCAGGTTATCCCGGATCAGGCCATCAAGCCGTCCGAAGCCTATCACGCAGTGGTCCGCAAAAATGTCGAATATGTCGAACTCTCGGAAATGAAAGATCGCATCCCGGCTGTTATGGTGGTTCCTTACCCTCCCGGCATTCCCGTAATTATGGGCGGGGAGATTCTTAATGATAAGGCTCAGCCTGTATTCGATTACCTCATGGCGCGTCAGGATTTCGAAAATGTATTCCCCGGATATGAAAGTGATATCCACGGCGTTGAACGCATTGAAAGAGACGGCAAGAAATACTTCAAAACCATGTGCCTGAAGAAGTAG
- a CDS encoding glycine betaine ABC transporter substrate-binding protein has translation MLKRILPLVLLLVLLSTNAFAERPSIKLVTPAYACAITSTNLAAAVLDRAGYDSEILMVSIATMWKALEMGEADATLAAWLPATHAPYYDKVKDKVVNYGANTKGARLGWVVPKYVTIDSITELNANKDKFDGEIVGIAPSAGLMLLSEKAVKEYGLDLELKDSSGAAMTALLGDAIRQNKWVVVTGWSPHWKFGRWELKYLEDPKGVLGGDEEIVTITRKGFADDYPEAAAILDRIYWDIGVMQAEMFKNEEEGADPLKNAQAFLDSHPELLKKWLGK, from the coding sequence ATGTTGAAACGGATTTTGCCTTTAGTTCTACTGCTTGTTCTTCTTTCTACAAATGCATTTGCCGAGAGACCGAGTATTAAGCTGGTTACTCCTGCCTATGCGTGCGCTATTACGTCCACTAATCTGGCAGCTGCGGTCCTTGATCGCGCCGGGTATGATTCTGAAATTCTGATGGTTTCAATTGCGACCATGTGGAAGGCACTTGAAATGGGCGAAGCTGATGCCACTCTCGCTGCATGGCTTCCCGCCACCCACGCTCCTTACTATGACAAAGTTAAGGATAAGGTTGTAAATTACGGAGCCAACACCAAGGGCGCAAGGTTGGGCTGGGTTGTCCCCAAATATGTGACTATCGACTCAATTACGGAACTAAATGCCAATAAGGATAAATTTGATGGTGAGATTGTAGGTATTGCTCCCAGTGCCGGACTGATGCTTCTTTCAGAAAAAGCGGTCAAGGAATATGGTCTTGACCTTGAGCTTAAAGACAGCAGCGGTGCAGCTATGACCGCCTTGCTTGGTGATGCTATTCGTCAGAACAAATGGGTCGTTGTTACCGGCTGGTCTCCGCATTGGAAGTTTGGTCGTTGGGAGTTGAAATATCTGGAAGATCCTAAAGGTGTTTTGGGTGGTGATGAAGAAATCGTGACCATCACACGCAAAGGATTTGCTGATGATTACCCCGAAGCTGCTGCAATTTTGGATCGCATTTATTGGGACATCGGCGTGATGCAGGCTGAGATGTTTAAAAATGAAGAAGAGGGTGCTGATCCGCTGAAGAATGCGCAGGCCTTTTTGGACAGTCATCCTGAATTGCTGAAAAAATGGCTGGGTAAGTAG
- the ablB gene encoding putative beta-lysine N-acetyltransferase gives MSHDSILTVGKSTVQMGAYNDRIYLMSLAAEDGPEIVDELISMAVTEDLSKIFAKVPKSQVLPFLSCGFEKEAQVPGMFSSDDGVFLSFYRYMWRKEQSDRQELDRVISVAESKKGKGNSSTLSSSLLMRRLGTEDAHALAQLYGQTFKTYPFPITDPDFICQEMRDGVRFMGVYKGDSLVGAASAEVAADGNSAEMTDFAVNPDYRKAGIAGTLLRSLEDDCSKSGIKCFFTIARACSYGINSLFSKGDYEFSGRLLNNTNISGSLESMNVWYKVL, from the coding sequence ATGTCGCATGATTCCATCCTGACTGTGGGCAAAAGTACTGTCCAGATGGGGGCATATAATGACCGTATTTATTTGATGTCATTGGCAGCTGAAGACGGGCCGGAGATTGTTGATGAGCTCATCAGCATGGCTGTGACTGAGGATCTTTCCAAGATTTTTGCTAAAGTTCCAAAGTCGCAGGTTTTGCCTTTTCTCTCCTGCGGATTTGAGAAAGAGGCGCAGGTTCCGGGAATGTTTAGCAGCGATGACGGTGTTTTCCTGAGTTTTTATCGCTACATGTGGCGTAAAGAGCAGAGCGATAGGCAGGAGCTTGATCGTGTAATTTCTGTTGCCGAAAGCAAAAAAGGAAAAGGGAACTCTTCGACTCTGTCAAGCAGCCTGCTGATGCGTAGACTCGGGACGGAAGATGCGCACGCGCTGGCACAACTTTACGGTCAAACTTTTAAAACTTACCCGTTTCCCATTACTGATCCTGATTTTATTTGTCAGGAAATGAGGGATGGCGTGCGTTTTATGGGAGTTTATAAAGGGGATAGCCTTGTAGGTGCTGCTTCAGCGGAAGTGGCTGCTGACGGAAACAGCGCAGAGATGACCGATTTCGCAGTTAATCCCGATTACCGCAAGGCGGGGATTGCCGGAACGTTGTTGCGGTCCCTTGAGGATGATTGTTCAAAGTCCGGGATCAAATGTTTTTTCACCATCGCCCGGGCTTGTTCATATGGAATTAATTCTTTGTTTTCCAAAGGGGATTATGAGTTCTCAGGACGGCTGCTCAATAATACGAATATTAGCGGCAGTCTGGAATCCATGAATGTGTGGTATAAAGTTTTGTGA
- the ablA gene encoding lysine 2,3-aminomutase: protein MTVYTERQETLACVIDDESSKSDWTDWKWHIRNTIRAVSGLEKVLGIKFTDAERKKHELTVRKFPLAITPYYLSLIDVEDYENDPVFQQSFPSPEELKIERCDMTDPLHEDEDSPVPGLTHRYPDRVLFHISNLCSMYCRHCTRKRKVGDQDSIPSRTQLEQGIEYIRNTPQVRDVLLSGGDPFMLSDEKLDWILTKLGEIEHVEVIRIGTRMPVVLPYRITDNLVNMLKKHHPLWINTHFNHPREVTDSSRRALAKLADAGIPLGNQSVLLAGVNDCPRLIKTLNQKLVKNRVRPYYLYQCDLSEGLSHFRTPVGKGIEILESLRGHTSGFAVPTYVVDAPGGGGKIPVMPNYIVSWAANKVVLRNYEGVITTYTEPESYDSNYCDRNCADCNLQLKEDGAEEKAIGIEKLISDWDDTLSLTPEDNERAERNSNVA from the coding sequence ATGACTGTTTATACAGAACGACAGGAAACACTGGCATGCGTGATTGATGATGAATCATCCAAGTCTGATTGGACTGACTGGAAGTGGCACATCCGTAACACAATCAGGGCTGTCTCCGGCTTGGAAAAAGTTCTTGGTATTAAATTCACTGATGCTGAACGTAAAAAACATGAGCTGACTGTGCGGAAATTCCCGCTGGCAATCACTCCTTATTATCTTTCACTGATTGATGTGGAAGATTATGAAAATGATCCTGTGTTCCAGCAATCTTTTCCCAGCCCGGAAGAGCTGAAGATTGAACGCTGCGATATGACCGACCCGCTGCATGAGGATGAAGACAGTCCCGTGCCCGGCCTGACCCACCGTTACCCGGACCGGGTGCTTTTTCATATCAGTAACCTTTGCTCCATGTATTGCAGGCATTGCACCCGCAAGCGCAAAGTAGGCGATCAGGATTCCATTCCTTCCCGCACACAGTTGGAGCAGGGGATCGAATATATTCGCAACACTCCGCAGGTGCGTGATGTGCTGCTTTCCGGCGGTGACCCGTTTATGCTTTCAGATGAAAAGCTGGATTGGATTTTGACCAAACTCGGTGAGATTGAGCATGTGGAGGTCATCCGTATCGGGACCCGCATGCCGGTTGTTCTGCCTTACCGCATTACTGACAATCTGGTGAATATGCTCAAGAAGCATCATCCGCTCTGGATCAACACCCATTTCAACCATCCTAGGGAAGTGACTGATTCCTCCAGACGCGCTCTTGCCAAGCTGGCCGATGCAGGAATTCCTCTTGGCAATCAGAGTGTGTTGCTGGCAGGAGTCAACGATTGCCCGCGTTTGATCAAGACCCTGAACCAGAAGCTGGTTAAGAACCGGGTCCGTCCATATTACCTCTACCAGTGCGATCTTTCCGAAGGCCTCAGCCATTTCCGCACCCCAGTGGGCAAGGGAATTGAGATTCTTGAAAGTCTGCGCGGGCATACCAGCGGTTTTGCCGTGCCTACCTATGTTGTGGATGCTCCGGGTGGTGGCGGTAAGATTCCGGTGATGCCCAACTACATTGTTTCATGGGCCGCCAATAAGGTGGTGCTGCGAAATTATGAAGGGGTTATCACAACCTACACTGAGCCGGAATCCTACGATAGTAATTATTGTGATCGCAATTGCGCTGATTGCAATCTGCAACTCAAGGAAGACGGAGCCGAGGAAAAAGCAATCGGTATTGAAAAACTTATTTCTGATTGGGATGATACCCTCAGTCTGACTCCTGAAGATAACGAAAGGGCGGAGCGCAATTCAAATGTCGCATGA
- a CDS encoding amino acid ABC transporter ATP-binding protein, producing the protein MQETISIENVHKWFDSNHVLKGIDLNVGNSDVVVVIGASGSGKSTLLRCVNRLETYTKGEISINGDMVPSDEKEINSMRSRVGMVFQHFNLFPHMSVLGNVTEGPTQVRKMPKKEAVDLGMSFLDKVGMADKAAAYPETLSGGQKQRVAIARALAMEPEVMLFDEPTSALDPELVGEVLTVMRDLADDGMTMMVVTHEMNFANEVADSVAFMDQGVILEQDSPSRLFSAPAEQRTQEFLSQIL; encoded by the coding sequence GTGCAGGAAACTATCAGTATAGAAAACGTTCATAAATGGTTCGACAGCAACCACGTGCTCAAGGGAATTGATCTCAATGTGGGGAATTCCGATGTGGTTGTGGTTATCGGTGCCAGCGGTTCCGGCAAGTCCACGCTGCTCAGATGCGTAAACCGTCTTGAGACATATACCAAAGGCGAGATCAGCATCAACGGGGATATGGTCCCCAGCGATGAAAAGGAAATCAATTCCATGCGTAGCCGGGTGGGTATGGTTTTCCAGCACTTCAATCTTTTTCCGCATATGAGTGTGCTGGGCAACGTTACTGAAGGTCCCACACAGGTACGTAAAATGCCTAAGAAGGAAGCTGTGGATCTGGGTATGTCCTTTTTAGATAAAGTGGGCATGGCTGATAAGGCCGCTGCGTATCCTGAAACTTTATCCGGCGGTCAGAAACAGAGGGTTGCCATTGCCCGCGCCTTGGCAATGGAGCCGGAAGTAATGCTTTTTGATGAACCTACTTCTGCCCTTGACCCGGAGCTGGTCGGCGAAGTGCTCACGGTTATGCGTGATCTAGCTGATGACGGCATGACCATGATGGTTGTGACCCATGAAATGAATTTTGCAAATGAGGTAGCGGATTCCGTAGCCTTTATGGATCAGGGCGTGATTCTTGAACAGGACAGCCCGTCCCGTCTGTTCTCTGCTCCGGCAGAGCAGCGGACGCAGGAATTCCTCTCTCAAATATTATAA
- a CDS encoding amino acid ABC transporter permease, protein MYFDFTSLPEYIPYFLPAAWMTLEITVLGILLGFVLGLITVFMRISDKRMFNLPAHAYIYLIRGTPLLLQLLFIYFGMRSLIGLSALPAAVLALGVHNGAYIAEIFRGAISSISSGQMEAARSIGMSYPRAMVRIILPQAFKRAIPALGNQFIIALKDSSLASTITINELLLKSQQLASSNFMMMEMLTIAGVFYLIYTGAFTFLFHVIERKLDTSRA, encoded by the coding sequence ATGTATTTCGATTTTACCAGCCTGCCGGAGTATATTCCATATTTTCTCCCGGCGGCATGGATGACCCTTGAGATTACCGTGCTCGGTATTCTTCTTGGTTTTGTCCTCGGCCTCATCACCGTATTCATGCGCATTTCCGATAAGCGGATGTTCAATCTTCCCGCTCATGCATACATCTACTTGATTCGCGGAACTCCGCTCCTGTTGCAACTGTTGTTTATTTATTTCGGCATGCGCAGCCTTATCGGGCTTTCCGCTCTTCCGGCTGCTGTTCTGGCTTTGGGAGTTCACAACGGTGCCTACATTGCCGAGATTTTCAGGGGCGCGATTTCCTCCATCTCCTCCGGGCAGATGGAAGCAGCGCGCAGCATCGGGATGAGTTACCCGCGGGCAATGGTCAGGATTATCCTGCCGCAGGCTTTCAAGCGTGCGATCCCTGCCTTGGGAAACCAGTTCATCATTGCTTTGAAGGATTCGTCCCTTGCCAGCACAATCACCATTAATGAACTGCTGCTTAAATCGCAGCAATTGGCCTCTTCCAATTTCATGATGATGGAAATGCTGACCATAGCCGGAGTCTTTTACCTTATTTATACCGGTGCGTTTACTTTTCTCTTTCACGTCATCGAAAGAAAGCTCGATACCAGCAGGGCTTAA
- a CDS encoding ABC transporter substrate-binding protein, with protein sequence MKRFAALYLAVFTLFVAVAFTGCAQQEKAGLAKVKEAGEVSFAMSGGYPPFNYFNKQNELVGFDVDVAKEVAKRLGVKLKPVTTEWSGIIEGLRSGIYSGILGSMAATEQRKKVVDFSTPYYYSGAQMFVRADGPFKSADELKAKAVGLVTGTTFEQDAKDLGVTDIRLYKDDTHTLTELSGGVIDGVITDRVVGVNAMNSGKFEIKPLGSPLRKEDIAVAFRKEDKTLTDEVNKILKHMHEDGTLTELSKKWLKVDITKK encoded by the coding sequence ATGAAACGTTTTGCTGCCTTATACCTTGCGGTGTTCACGCTGTTTGTCGCTGTGGCTTTTACCGGTTGCGCTCAGCAGGAAAAAGCCGGACTTGCGAAGGTCAAAGAAGCCGGGGAAGTCAGCTTTGCCATGAGTGGCGGCTATCCTCCTTTCAACTATTTCAACAAGCAGAATGAGCTGGTCGGCTTTGATGTGGATGTAGCCAAAGAGGTTGCTAAAAGACTGGGCGTGAAATTGAAACCCGTCACCACCGAGTGGAGCGGAATCATCGAAGGGCTGCGTTCCGGCATCTACAGCGGAATCCTCGGCAGTATGGCAGCTACGGAGCAGCGTAAAAAGGTCGTGGATTTTTCCACCCCGTATTACTACTCCGGCGCGCAGATGTTTGTCCGCGCGGACGGACCTTTCAAGTCTGCTGATGAGCTGAAGGCCAAGGCCGTAGGGCTGGTTACCGGAACTACTTTTGAGCAGGACGCCAAAGACCTCGGCGTTACTGATATCCGTCTCTACAAGGACGATACCCACACTCTTACAGAACTTTCCGGCGGCGTAATTGACGGTGTTATCACTGACCGTGTTGTGGGCGTGAATGCCATGAATAGCGGTAAGTTTGAAATTAAGCCTCTCGGTTCTCCGCTGCGTAAGGAAGATATCGCTGTTGCTTTTCGCAAGGAAGATAAAACCCTTACGGATGAGGTGAACAAGATACTTAAACATATGCATGAAGACGGTACGCTTACTGAGCTTAGTAAGAAATGGCTTAAGGTAGATATTACCAAGAAATAG